One genomic segment of Borrelia miyamotoi includes these proteins:
- a CDS encoding aminopeptidase — protein sequence MTKQNPWISLSEKERDNILEFAQKYKKFLSTIKTEREATNYAIKRAKEQNFISACEKEELKTGDKIFYTCRNKNVALIFIGKEPIENGMNFIVSHTDSPRLDAKPSPITEESELALLKTNYYGGIKKYQWLSLPLSIRGIVFFQNGEKIEINIGDDKNDPVFVIPDILPHLDRKVQRDKKSDEIIEGENLKIIIGSLPIETKEKEKVKFATLKLIKEKYKIEEEDFISAEIEIVPAGEAKDIGFDRALIGAYGQDDKVCAYTSLEAILNLEETPSKTAVCFLVDKEEIGSTGSTGLNSRYLEYFVSDIIFKLDKNKYNNLLVQKVLWNSKSISADVCGAINPLFKSVHDEQNAPKLGYGIPIMKYTGHGGKIMASDADAELVSYIRNLLNKNNIAWQVATLGKVEEGGGGTVAKFLAHYGIRTIDMGPGVISMHSPFEITSKFDIYTSYMAYKVFFKG from the coding sequence ATGACAAAACAAAATCCTTGGATTTCTTTAAGCGAAAAAGAGAGAGATAATATTTTAGAATTTGCTCAAAAATACAAAAAATTTCTAAGCACAATTAAAACCGAACGAGAAGCTACCAACTACGCTATAAAAAGGGCAAAGGAACAAAATTTTATCAGTGCCTGTGAAAAAGAAGAACTAAAAACTGGAGATAAAATCTTTTATACATGCCGCAATAAAAATGTTGCTCTTATATTTATTGGAAAAGAACCTATTGAAAATGGAATGAATTTCATTGTATCACACACAGACTCACCAAGACTTGATGCAAAACCATCACCAATTACTGAAGAGAGCGAATTAGCATTGCTTAAGACAAATTATTATGGAGGAATCAAAAAATATCAATGGTTATCTCTTCCTCTATCAATACGAGGGATAGTATTTTTTCAAAACGGAGAAAAAATAGAGATTAACATTGGTGATGATAAAAATGATCCCGTATTTGTAATTCCTGATATCTTGCCGCATCTTGACAGAAAAGTACAAAGAGACAAAAAATCCGATGAAATTATTGAGGGCGAAAACTTAAAAATCATAATCGGAAGCCTACCTATTGAAACTAAAGAAAAAGAAAAAGTAAAATTTGCTACTCTTAAGCTAATAAAAGAAAAATATAAAATAGAAGAAGAAGACTTCATTTCAGCAGAAATAGAAATAGTACCAGCAGGGGAAGCAAAAGACATAGGATTTGACAGAGCACTCATTGGAGCTTATGGTCAAGATGACAAAGTTTGTGCTTATACATCACTAGAAGCAATTCTAAATTTAGAAGAAACTCCAAGCAAAACCGCTGTATGTTTCTTAGTCGACAAAGAAGAGATTGGCTCAACTGGATCAACTGGACTCAATTCAAGATACCTCGAATACTTTGTATCAGACATAATATTTAAACTTGATAAAAACAAATATAATAATCTTCTTGTGCAAAAAGTATTATGGAATTCAAAAAGCATATCCGCTGATGTCTGCGGAGCAATAAACCCCTTATTTAAATCTGTTCATGATGAACAAAATGCACCCAAATTAGGATATGGAATACCTATAATGAAATATACAGGACACGGGGGCAAAATAATGGCAAGTGATGCTGATGCTGAACTTGTATCTTATATTAGAAATTTGCTAAATAAAAACAACATAGCTTGGCAAGTAGCTACACTTGGGAAAGTGGAAGAAGGTGGTGGAGGAACTGTTGCAAAATTTTTAGCACATTATGGCATAAGAACAATAGACATGGGACCTGGAGTAATCAGTATGCACTCACCATTTGAAATAACCTCTAAATTTGACATATACACTTCTTATATGGCATATAAAGTTTTTTTCAAAGGATAA
- the lgt gene encoding prolipoprotein diacylglyceryl transferase: MPNYINYPSWLHPEVIKGIPITWYSLSYISIIIISYKFIWYQIKADKLDIEKSDYETLLFAGVIGAILGGRLASTLIYDRSGIYYTHPWLIFLPFDQNWNFTGFRGMAIHGGFFGVIIAVIITINTKLKHTNVKKYFLRIEDYAAISFSSVYILGRFANFANAELYGRPMKGGIIFPNAEPFKVTYKGVKEFAESVGLEILPHDLFINLPRIPSQLIEGLFEGTISFLLLWFIFRKIKQYDGFISGVYMILYGVFRFFIEYLREPDKEIGFVITYKTPESISDFSFLNISMGQIFSLILILFGIIWLFWAKMNSEKLKK; encoded by the coding sequence ATGCCAAATTACATAAATTATCCTAGCTGGTTACATCCTGAAGTAATTAAAGGAATACCAATTACATGGTACAGTTTGTCTTACATTAGCATAATAATAATTAGTTATAAATTCATTTGGTATCAAATAAAAGCCGATAAACTTGACATAGAAAAAAGTGATTATGAGACATTACTGTTTGCAGGTGTTATAGGAGCAATACTTGGTGGAAGATTAGCATCTACTTTAATTTACGATAGAAGTGGGATTTATTATACACACCCATGGCTAATCTTTCTCCCATTTGATCAAAATTGGAACTTCACAGGATTTAGAGGAATGGCAATACATGGAGGCTTTTTCGGAGTAATTATTGCAGTGATAATAACTATAAATACTAAGCTTAAACATACAAACGTGAAGAAATACTTCCTAAGAATAGAAGATTATGCAGCAATATCCTTCTCTTCAGTATATATACTTGGAAGGTTTGCTAACTTTGCAAATGCAGAGCTTTATGGAAGACCAATGAAAGGTGGAATAATATTTCCCAACGCAGAACCTTTTAAAGTAACTTATAAAGGAGTAAAAGAATTTGCAGAATCAGTTGGACTGGAAATACTTCCTCATGATTTATTTATTAATCTCCCAAGGATTCCATCACAACTCATCGAAGGGTTATTTGAAGGGACCATATCCTTTTTATTACTATGGTTTATTTTTAGGAAAATAAAACAATATGATGGTTTTATCTCTGGAGTATACATGATTCTTTATGGAGTATTTAGATTCTTTATTGAATATCTAAGAGAACCAGATAAGGAAATAGGATTTGTTATAACTTACAAAACACCTGAAAGTATATCAGATTTTTCATTTCTAAATATATCAATGGGACAAATATTCTCACTAATTTTAATATTATTTGGAATAATTTGGCTCTTTTGGGCAAAAATGAACTCAGAAAAACTAAAAAAATAA
- a CDS encoding MinD/ParA family protein — MIIIPVASGKGGVGKSLFSANIAICLANEGKKVLLVDLDLGGSNLHSMLNIIPKKSIGTFLKTKIPFNNIIIESNIKNLSFIAGDSDIPELANIAIFQKKRIINNLKNLNYDYLIIDLGAGTTFNTIDFFLMSNRGVIVTIPTVTATMNAYLFLKNAIFRLISKVFIKETKAYKIISDIKKDSSDLQKIYIPNLLLKIEAYDPDNYAKFMKIFSQFSPFIIFNMLNTPDDIKKTEKILKSAKNYLNVNLQSIGSIYKDELVDKALNYQIPITIYKPTSLTSKSMQKIAKKLIELEIVRNNVELLSEDDLNENYHFIIKEAQNEYLERYSYLESLLMNKTIDNNAIIDIIKSQQREIAKLRKQNMMLKKKLFAKLKKD, encoded by the coding sequence TTGATTATTATTCCTGTAGCTAGTGGAAAGGGAGGTGTTGGAAAATCTCTTTTTTCAGCAAATATTGCAATTTGTCTTGCAAATGAAGGAAAAAAAGTATTGCTTGTAGACCTTGATCTTGGAGGTTCAAATTTACACTCTATGCTCAATATCATACCCAAAAAGAGCATTGGAACTTTCCTGAAAACAAAAATTCCCTTTAATAATATAATAATTGAATCAAACATAAAAAATTTAAGCTTCATTGCAGGAGATTCAGACATTCCTGAACTTGCAAATATAGCCATATTTCAGAAAAAAAGAATAATAAATAACTTAAAAAACTTAAACTATGATTACCTAATAATTGACCTTGGAGCTGGTACAACATTTAATACAATAGACTTTTTTTTAATGTCAAATCGTGGAGTAATAGTAACAATTCCAACAGTAACAGCAACAATGAATGCTTATTTATTCCTAAAAAATGCAATATTTAGACTTATATCAAAAGTATTTATCAAAGAAACAAAAGCATATAAAATAATATCTGATATCAAAAAAGACTCTAGTGATTTACAAAAAATATATATACCTAATTTATTACTCAAAATAGAAGCTTATGATCCTGATAATTATGCAAAATTTATGAAGATATTCTCACAGTTTAGTCCTTTCATAATATTTAATATGCTAAATACACCTGATGACATCAAAAAAACTGAAAAAATACTCAAATCTGCAAAAAACTATTTAAATGTCAATTTGCAAAGCATAGGTTCAATTTACAAAGATGAGCTTGTTGATAAAGCACTAAACTATCAAATACCAATAACTATTTATAAACCAACAAGCCTAACTTCCAAAAGCATGCAAAAAATAGCAAAAAAATTAATTGAACTTGAAATTGTAAGAAATAATGTAGAACTTCTAAGCGAAGATGATCTAAATGAAAACTATCATTTTATAATTAAAGAAGCACAAAATGAATACCTCGAAAGATATTCATACCTTGAATCATTACTAATGAACAAAACAATAGATAATAATGCAATTATTGATATAATAAAATCTCAACAAAGAGAAATTGCAAAATTGAGAAAACAAAATATGATGCTTAAAAAAAAGTTATTTGCAAAACTAAAAAAAGACTAA
- a CDS encoding PTS transporter subunit EIIB → MNKKTIKTSKHILECFGGIANIKQVEKDITRIKILVDSSSLVKREKLTENQNIIGAIKSNEFIEIVMNFEIIDDVYNNIIYTMNKKGQ, encoded by the coding sequence ATGAATAAAAAAACAATAAAAACATCAAAACATATCTTAGAATGCTTTGGAGGCATTGCAAATATTAAGCAAGTAGAAAAAGATATTACTAGAATAAAAATATTAGTTGATAGCAGCTCCTTAGTTAAAAGAGAAAAATTAACAGAAAATCAAAATATCATAGGAGCAATTAAGTCAAATGAATTCATAGAAATTGTAATGAATTTTGAAATAATTGATGATGTTTATAATAATATTATATACACGATGAACAAAAAAGGACAATAG
- a CDS encoding EAL domain-containing protein has protein sequence MRNINPNTIVISERDISENDITRCKSIFKIVQIVKSRKNISSEYIKQNNIKVAIIYNYKRQIDFSISLANDLKNINNIHSIIINNKSIDESIYRSNHIDILKDINELSDKYKLIKQKKFYYDNNNTNLDFFLNLAELIQEIVIITNTDNEIIYINEKGSKELELPIKIRGKPNKISDINIIDLEKEIKIDLSYNINDIPEFKNILITNCILKTKNNKKLVVDLFISTIAHNNIDKLITIKDISYLKPKYKTKDLEIIDQQTDLYNIKGLEKLLINQIESSYKKIYLFDLDLQINTECEYKDNKDNLDSKILKKITSKIMSLYSEYIFKLKDNNLIVIISTNGGEQRIISIAEEIKKTISTELRKEGFIIFKFNIGIIEVNLKEDIETKISKLKIATKISDEYKDSMPILYKDELPETILIKNQNKIFEYIVKAIKNDFFSLYYQKITPLKKHLKPKIEILTRLFDYTGTPIPNSNVFSLIDKYNLTVEVDKLVVTKALREYTNFVAKNGIHIFSINISPHSLKSKNFRMFLRETLLKSHVPLQNICLEITETGILENFELINKYFKELKTFGIKLALDDFGSGYTSLSYIKILPIDIIKIDGSFIQVINSSQIDLVIIKSIKEIADTKKIKIIAEFVSNEAILKKINEIGIDYGQGFLWHKPEPI, from the coding sequence ATGAGGAATATAAATCCAAACACCATTGTAATATCTGAAAGAGATATTAGTGAAAATGATATTACAAGATGTAAATCTATATTTAAAATAGTACAAATAGTTAAATCTAGAAAAAATATCTCTAGTGAATACATAAAACAAAATAACATTAAGGTTGCTATCATCTACAACTATAAAAGACAAATAGATTTTTCAATAAGCCTGGCAAATGACCTAAAAAACATTAATAACATCCATTCTATCATCATAAATAACAAATCTATAGACGAATCAATTTATAGATCAAACCACATAGATATATTAAAGGACATCAATGAACTAAGCGATAAGTATAAACTAATAAAACAAAAAAAATTTTATTATGATAATAATAATACTAATCTTGATTTTTTCTTAAATCTAGCTGAGCTTATTCAAGAAATAGTAATCATCACAAATACCGACAATGAAATCATCTATATTAATGAGAAAGGTAGCAAAGAACTTGAACTCCCAATAAAAATTAGAGGAAAACCAAATAAAATAAGTGATATTAATATCATAGATTTAGAAAAAGAAATCAAAATAGATTTGAGTTACAACATTAATGATATTCCTGAATTCAAAAACATATTGATAACCAACTGCATTTTAAAGACTAAAAATAACAAAAAATTAGTCGTAGATTTATTCATCAGTACAATTGCTCACAACAACATTGATAAATTAATTACAATAAAAGACATATCATACTTAAAACCTAAATATAAAACTAAAGATCTCGAGATTATCGACCAACAAACAGACCTGTATAATATTAAAGGACTTGAAAAGCTGTTGATCAATCAAATTGAATCTTCTTACAAAAAAATATATTTATTTGACTTAGACTTGCAAATAAACACAGAATGCGAATATAAAGATAACAAAGATAACTTAGACTCAAAAATACTGAAAAAAATTACCTCCAAAATAATGTCACTCTACTCAGAATACATATTTAAACTAAAGGATAATAATCTCATAGTCATTATATCCACAAATGGAGGAGAGCAAAGAATAATCTCAATTGCAGAAGAAATCAAAAAAACTATCTCTACAGAACTTAGAAAGGAAGGTTTCATAATATTTAAATTTAACATAGGAATAATAGAAGTAAATTTAAAAGAAGATATAGAAACAAAGATTTCAAAATTAAAAATAGCAACAAAAATATCTGATGAGTACAAAGATTCTATGCCTATTTTATACAAAGATGAATTACCAGAAACAATACTTATTAAAAATCAAAATAAAATATTTGAGTACATAGTAAAAGCAATAAAGAATGACTTTTTTAGTCTTTACTATCAAAAAATCACTCCTCTTAAAAAACACCTTAAACCTAAAATTGAAATATTAACAAGACTTTTTGACTATACAGGAACTCCTATTCCAAACAGCAATGTTTTTAGTTTAATAGATAAGTATAATTTAACCGTTGAAGTGGATAAATTAGTAGTTACTAAAGCTTTAAGAGAATATACAAACTTTGTAGCAAAAAATGGTATTCATATCTTTTCAATCAATATTTCACCACATTCACTCAAATCCAAAAACTTCAGAATGTTCTTAAGAGAAACACTTCTCAAAAGCCATGTGCCACTTCAAAACATATGCTTAGAAATCACAGAAACTGGAATTTTAGAAAATTTTGAATTAATCAACAAGTATTTTAAAGAACTCAAAACCTTTGGTATTAAACTTGCACTTGATGATTTTGGCAGCGGATATACTTCACTTTCATACATTAAAATCTTGCCAATAGACATAATTAAAATAGATGGATCTTTTATTCAAGTAATAAATTCTAGCCAAATAGATCTTGTAATAATAAAATCAATAAAAGAAATTGCTGACACAAAAAAAATAAAAATTATAGCTGAATTTGTATCAAATGAAGCAATACTTAAAAAGATAAATGAAATCGGAATAGATTATGGACAAGGATTCCTATGGCATAAACCAGAACCAATCTAA
- a CDS encoding CarD family transcriptional regulator, producing the protein MAFVLDQAVVYPMQGVGKIKNIQNKEFNGEFIDYYEIYFPFNEMTFMVPVSRADDLGIRALVSKEKVGEVFDVIKDFEGQIDQKKIKDGSHDFYKQSDILSTAKLYKFLYTKSMQKELPFYEKRILNDFELILHHEISLALQISFEEAKQKIKEVLSMGKS; encoded by the coding sequence ATGGCATTTGTATTAGATCAAGCTGTGGTTTATCCAATGCAGGGCGTGGGCAAAATAAAGAACATTCAAAATAAAGAATTTAATGGTGAATTTATTGATTATTATGAAATATATTTTCCATTTAATGAGATGACTTTTATGGTTCCAGTTTCTAGAGCAGATGATCTTGGAATTAGAGCTTTAGTTAGCAAGGAAAAGGTAGGGGAAGTTTTTGATGTAATTAAAGACTTTGAAGGCCAAATAGATCAAAAGAAGATAAAAGATGGTAGTCATGATTTTTATAAACAAAGTGATATATTAAGTACTGCTAAATTGTATAAGTTTTTATATACAAAATCTATGCAAAAAGAATTACCCTTCTATGAAAAAAGGATTTTAAATGATTTTGAATTAATTTTACATCATGAAATTAGTTTGGCCTTGCAAATTAGCTTTGAAGAGGCTAAACAAAAAATTAAGGAAGTTTTGTCTATGGGAAAATCTTAG
- a CDS encoding NAD(P)H-dependent glycerol-3-phosphate dehydrogenase translates to MQISIIGSGAWGTAIAKVLAGKFQDNILLWSFEEGVKDSINNDHENVKYLKGIKLPDNLVASSDLLDVVSLSDYIFIATPSLYTLDILNKLRHMCFAKKPNLAILTKGFITIDEKPLTIVEVAESILNEYKNEITYISGPSHAEEVGLGIITGLVAASKSRVNAFKFIDLFSDTSISMFYSNDVLGVQIASALKNIFAIAFGILDAYKIKNPNLIGSNTESFLFSVSLSDMKNIACKIGTCSEETFFFLAGSGDLDVTCRSIFGRNRRFGSELVSKNILEGLTDIDDLIKNLHKIGYLPEGIFAAKEVFLLFRSLGNNSNYSNLANIVYKILNKELMPEAVIDYMRNFKV, encoded by the coding sequence ATGCAAATATCTATCATTGGGTCAGGAGCTTGGGGAACCGCTATTGCTAAGGTTTTGGCAGGTAAATTTCAAGATAATATCTTATTGTGGTCTTTTGAAGAAGGTGTTAAAGATAGCATTAATAATGATCATGAAAATGTTAAATATTTAAAGGGCATTAAATTACCAGATAATTTGGTTGCAAGTTCTGACTTGCTTGACGTTGTAAGTTTATCTGACTATATTTTTATTGCCACTCCTTCCCTTTATACTTTAGACATTTTAAATAAATTAAGACATATGTGTTTTGCTAAAAAGCCTAATTTAGCAATACTTACAAAGGGTTTTATAACGATTGATGAAAAACCTCTTACAATTGTAGAGGTGGCAGAAAGCATTTTAAATGAATATAAAAATGAAATTACGTATATTTCTGGTCCAAGTCATGCTGAGGAAGTTGGACTTGGAATTATTACAGGACTTGTGGCTGCCAGTAAGAGCAGGGTGAATGCTTTTAAGTTTATTGATTTGTTTAGTGATACCTCCATTTCTATGTTTTATAGTAATGATGTTCTTGGTGTTCAGATAGCGTCAGCTTTGAAGAATATATTTGCAATTGCATTTGGAATTTTGGATGCATATAAAATTAAAAATCCTAATTTGATAGGTAGTAATACGGAATCTTTTTTATTCTCAGTTTCCTTAAGTGACATGAAAAATATTGCATGTAAGATTGGTACTTGTAGTGAGGAAACATTTTTTTTCTTGGCTGGCTCTGGAGATTTAGATGTTACTTGTCGAAGTATTTTTGGAAGGAATAGAAGATTTGGCAGTGAACTTGTGAGTAAAAATATTTTAGAAGGCTTGACAGATATAGATGATTTGATAAAAAATCTTCACAAGATTGGTTATTTGCCGGAGGGAATATTTGCTGCTAAAGAAGTTTTTTTGCTTTTTAGATCTTTGGGTAATAATTCAAATTATTCTAACTTAGCGAACATAGTTTATAAAATTTTAAATAAAGAGTTAATGCCTGAAGCAGTTATTGATTATATGAGAAATTTTAAAGTTTAG
- a CDS encoding 16S rRNA (uracil(1498)-N(3))-methyltransferase — MKQIVLDDSCLLENNIIINDVKIYHYLVDVRRVRVGDTLNVLLKGKEVRFAKISSIDSNFIKLSTLKVKKLKKRDYEISMFISSLKGRKLDLSLRQIVEIGVDQINIVNADHSVSRIDMDNLAFKSTRFLNVIDEALKQSGNTQMPSINFYRDFFSIPYSSSVNYYVAHKNGVLLGCGDDVSAFDKIGILIGPEGCFSSAEIDFFKKLDFKFVKFNTPILRSDTAIVYSLACFKLLLEANNG; from the coding sequence GTGAAGCAAATAGTCTTAGATGATAGTTGTTTGTTGGAAAATAATATTATTATTAATGATGTTAAGATTTATCATTATCTTGTTGATGTAAGAAGAGTTAGGGTAGGTGATACGTTAAATGTTCTCTTAAAAGGGAAAGAAGTAAGATTTGCTAAAATTTCAAGTATAGATAGTAATTTTATTAAGCTTTCTACTCTTAAAGTGAAAAAACTAAAGAAGCGTGATTATGAAATAAGTATGTTTATATCTAGTCTTAAGGGTAGAAAATTAGATTTAAGTTTGAGGCAAATCGTTGAAATTGGTGTAGATCAGATAAATATTGTTAATGCTGATCATTCTGTTTCTAGAATAGACATGGATAATTTAGCATTTAAGAGTACAAGATTTTTAAATGTGATTGATGAAGCTTTGAAGCAAAGTGGTAATACTCAAATGCCTAGTATTAATTTTTATAGAGATTTTTTTAGCATTCCTTATTCTTCATCCGTTAATTATTACGTTGCTCATAAAAATGGTGTTTTACTAGGTTGTGGTGATGATGTTAGTGCTTTTGATAAGATTGGAATTTTAATAGGTCCTGAGGGTTGTTTTTCAAGTGCAGAAATTGATTTCTTTAAAAAACTAGATTTTAAGTTTGTAAAATTTAATACCCCAATTTTAAGATCTGATACAGCTATTGTTTATTCTCTTGCTTGTTTTAAATTATTATTAGAGGCGAATAATGGCTAA
- a CDS encoding S41 family peptidase: protein MKKKFLIFVYFVLILSISSSVIVESIFAQANSSNIKMSEEGYSQMMLEAFKFIKRNYVEHVDEEALLEGALKGMFNSLNDPYSQYLTKKDLLDLSKTTQGNYVGIGISITKKDVSLNSGNSIASYIMVVSLFEDGPAYKAGIKAGDYITAIDGKSTALMTIEKFIELLGGEVGTKVKVSVLRDKDSNLEFEVIRAKVDINTVKHDVINKDIGYIKILSFNPNTNMNFRKAFEKLQTQKIKSLILDLRLNAGGYLQDAIKIADDILAEGIIVSTKSRDSNAPMHYKASSSHIVPLDMKIVILIDRYSASASEVLVGALKDNHRVYVIGEKSYGKGVIQRILPFYTGGFKITNSKYYTPSGSSIHNVGIKPDLEIEKSEYSEDDLLAYRQIFDKNLVENFLKSKRNKRSITEDEIDSFVDNVVKKHSSHKEIDKDFLGHHLLLQFYHHTDNEMPIYNLRYDKALRAAYEYLLKGNKN, encoded by the coding sequence ATGAAAAAGAAATTTTTAATATTTGTATATTTTGTGTTAATTTTAAGTATCAGTTCTTCGGTTATTGTGGAATCTATCTTTGCACAAGCAAATTCTTCTAATATTAAGATGTCTGAGGAAGGTTATTCTCAGATGATGCTGGAAGCTTTTAAATTTATTAAGAGGAATTATGTTGAGCACGTTGATGAGGAGGCTCTTCTTGAAGGGGCGTTGAAGGGAATGTTTAATTCATTAAATGACCCTTATTCTCAATATTTAACAAAGAAAGATTTATTAGATCTTTCAAAGACTACACAAGGGAATTATGTTGGAATTGGAATTTCGATTACAAAGAAAGATGTTTCTTTGAACTCTGGCAATTCTATTGCTTCTTACATTATGGTTGTTAGTCTTTTTGAAGATGGACCTGCTTATAAGGCTGGAATTAAAGCTGGTGATTATATTACTGCTATTGATGGGAAGAGTACTGCTTTAATGACAATAGAGAAATTTATTGAACTTTTAGGTGGAGAAGTGGGTACTAAGGTTAAGGTTTCCGTTTTAAGAGATAAAGATTCAAATCTTGAATTTGAAGTTATCAGAGCGAAAGTAGATATAAATACCGTTAAGCATGATGTTATTAACAAAGATATTGGATATATTAAGATATTAAGTTTTAATCCAAATACTAACATGAATTTTAGAAAAGCTTTTGAAAAGCTGCAGACACAGAAGATCAAATCTTTGATTTTGGATCTAAGATTGAATGCTGGAGGTTATCTTCAAGATGCAATAAAGATAGCAGATGATATTTTAGCTGAAGGAATTATTGTATCAACAAAGTCAAGAGATTCTAATGCTCCTATGCATTATAAGGCTAGTTCTTCACATATAGTGCCTTTAGACATGAAAATTGTTATTTTGATTGATAGGTACTCAGCATCAGCATCAGAAGTTCTAGTGGGAGCCTTAAAGGATAATCATAGAGTTTATGTTATAGGTGAAAAGTCTTATGGCAAAGGTGTAATTCAACGTATATTACCTTTCTATACTGGAGGATTTAAGATTACAAATTCAAAGTACTATACTCCTTCTGGTAGCAGTATTCATAATGTTGGTATTAAACCTGATTTAGAGATTGAAAAATCAGAGTACTCTGAGGATGATCTTTTAGCATACAGGCAAATTTTTGATAAAAATTTGGTAGAGAATTTTTTGAAGAGCAAAAGAAATAAAAGATCAATTACTGAGGATGAAATAGATTCTTTTGTGGATAATGTTGTTAAAAAGCATTCAAGCCATAAAGAAATAGACAAAGATTTTTTAGGCCATCATTTATTGTTACAATTTTATCATCACACGGATAATGAAATGCCAATTTATAATTTACGTTATGATAAAGCTTTAAGAGCTGCTTATGAATATCTTTTAAAGGGAAATAAAAATTAA